One window from the genome of Choloepus didactylus isolate mChoDid1 chromosome 2, mChoDid1.pri, whole genome shotgun sequence encodes:
- the LOC119527110 gene encoding dnaJ homolog subfamily B member 6-like, producing MMDYYKILGVPQDASSSDIKKAYHQLARQVHPDKNPENKEASEEKFKQVAAAYEVLSDAKKRSNYDRSRENHFKRGNRGDGREENHLEKELPFKRPHSIFQNDFEDEHLFSGDCFSTGRVRRAGLFHASFFDVTPLLDTGFSTFVSLGSRPSAPSSRTFVPFVSSGMGNFRLVTTCSQIVNGKRVVTKKVIENVREGFEVEKGRLSH from the coding sequence ATGATGGATTACTACAAAATACTGGGGGTTCCTCAAGATGCTTCCTCCTCTGATATTAAAAAGGCCTATCACCAGTTAGCACGACAGGTACACCCAGACAAGAACCCAGAGAACAAGGAAGCATCTGAGGAGAAATTCAAACAAGTAGCAGCAGCCTATGAGGTCCTGTCTGATGCCAAGAAGCGCAGTAACTATGACAGGTCCAGAGAAAACCACTTCAAAAGGGGAAACAGAGGAGACGGCAGAGAGGAAAACCACTTGGAGAAGGAACTGCCATTTAAGAGGCCACACAGCATCTTTCAGAATGACTTTGAAGATGAACACCTCTTCTCAGGAGATTGTTTTTCCACTGGCCGTGTGCGTAGGGCTGGGCTGTTCCACGCCTCCTTCTTTGATGTGACCCCTCTGTTGGACACAGGATTTTCTACTTTTGTATCCCTGGGCTCCAGACCAAGTGCCCCTTCCTCCAGGACATTTGTGCCCTTCGTAAGCAGCGGAATGGGAAACTTCAGACTGGTCACCACTTGTAGCCAGATAGTGAACGGCAAGAGAGTTGTCACAAAGAAAGTGATAGAAAATGTAAGGGAGGGGTTTGAAGTGGAAAAAGGAAGACTATCTCATTAG